TACGACCATTAGATTTAGTAGATTATGTAGTAAACAATTTCGCTGCCAATAACAATATCATTATTCTATGTAGATATCCAGATCAAATCACAGAAATGTCTAAAAGATTCAGAAATACAGCCATTGTATTGAGACAGGTTGTTGATGGAGTTAAACTTTTGAATAATATTGATATTTTTATTGGTGCAGGGGGCACAATGACTGCAGAGTCTGCACTACTAGGTAAACCCACTATCTCTATAGCCCCTATTCAGTTCTATATTGATGATTATTTAAAAAAAATTGGATTAGTCGTCCAAGCATCTAGCCCGGTTCAAATTGATAAATTATTGAAATCATTCTTAAATGACGAACAAAAATGCATTTTAATACGAAACCGTGCTACACGAATATTAAATAAAATGGAAGATCCAATTGAAAAACTCCTAACATATGTATCTACAATTAATAAAAAATAGATTCGTAAAATTAATAACGTCCGTACTTACAATATAAAAATGCCCGGAAGCCCGGTAGTATTACAAGTGCCGAGTGTAGTGGCCAAGCATAGAGGCCTTTGGAGCCTTTGACCCCAGTTCGAATCTGGGCCGGGCTATTTTCTATGATTAAGTAAATAAATACGTACTAAATTTCTATTTATTCTGCTGTCTTCTTGATAACTGCTAATAGATTTTTTGGTATAATTCAGAAATAAATCCATGAATTTATTTCAAAACTACACAATGACCAAAATGACTAGATTAAAGAATTTTTCTCATTAGTAGGACATAACTTTAACTGGTGTTAATTTCTCTTAGTCAACATTTCATAGAACGGTCTCCCAAGCAATTCTGAAACCTATAGTTAGCAAAATCAATTGCCTCGACAAATACACCGTGATCATCTTTGTCTTAAAGGTATGTTTATCTATCTTAACCATATGATTCATGTTCATAGCACCATTTCCAAGATTTTTTTGGTAATTCTAGTATGACCGGATGAGTATGATTCTCAAAGTGTTTCCTAGCATGAAGTCCAACTGATGAATCACAACAACCAACATGCCCACAAGTAAGACACATTCGTAATGCAACCCAGTTTGTTCCTTCATTTTGACATTCTTCGCATCCTTTTGTGTTTGGGGTCAATTCATTTTTGTTAGATTTATCGATATGTTCACATTTTTGTGTCATGTACAACTATGAATTTTAATGAATTTAAACATCATTCGTCGAATCTCATTTTCTGAGAATTGAATTGAATTTAGACAGCGATAAACTTATGATCGATGTTTTTGCAGTATATAACTTGTAACACTGGATTTAAATGGTTTCTAAAAGACAGATCAATACTTCACATCTCGATTTTGGTTGTAGACTTTAACCAGTTAACAGTTAACCAACTTCACCTTCCTTATGATACAACAGATTTTAGATTCTTGAATACAAGAAATGTAGTGTTACTATTTGAAACTTATTTTTCTAGGTTCTAGACATAGTTTTGGAGAATTCTCTAGTCAAGAGGGACTAAGGTTTATCTGATATTACAAATTAAGATAATAAAATTGTTTTTCCTTTTTTATAACCAGTTCAATTTCTATTTAGATGAATGAATGGATCAGCGAATGAATGCTATCCATAATGTCTTTTGAAATTCGGATTTTAGTTAATTTAATCTGGCCTGATTAAAACAGCTACAAATCGTTGAATTGGTGACCCTTAATCCTCACTTGGACTTGACAAAGGTAATAGAGATTAAATAGTATGTTTGACATGTCATGATATTATGCCTCAAAATAACAATAAAAATGGTAATAATAGAGGTTTAGCATCAGCTAGCGAAGAAACTAGGACAAGAGTAGCAAGGGCGGGTGGAAAAGCCCAGCATGACGAAAGAGGATTACAAGCAGCTAGCGAAGAAACTAGGACAAGAGTAGCAAGGGCAGGTGGAAAAGCATCACGTAAGAATACTTAATCCTTTTAATTGGGTTTATACCTTAATTTACTTTCCTTTTATTCGATGATTGGAATGTTCTTTTATATTGTGTAAAATATTGATATATTTTAAAATAACCGCAAAAATATTCGATAATTCACTCTGTTTAATACTTTTATGTTAAAGTTCTGACCAAAGGTAATACTAGATGGAGAACTAAAATGAATTGCT
The Candidatus Nitrosocosmicus arcticus DNA segment above includes these coding regions:
- a CDS encoding general stress protein codes for the protein MPQNNNKNGNNRGLASASEETRTRVARAGGKAQHDERGLQAASEETRTRVARAGGKASRKNT
- a CDS encoding UBP-type zinc finger domain-containing protein; this translates as MTQKCEHIDKSNKNELTPNTKGCEECQNEGTNWVALRMCLTCGHVGCCDSSVGLHARKHFENHTHPVILELPKKSWKWCYEHESYG